A genomic window from Lycium barbarum isolate Lr01 chromosome 4, ASM1917538v2, whole genome shotgun sequence includes:
- the LOC132638160 gene encoding zinc finger protein ZAT1-like → MSMEKHKCKLCSKKFLSGKALGGHMRSHLIPLPLPPKTPPLNQDSGDRSKSTLSLCPSENQEQEEEILEQKDFYYGLRENPKKSFRIIDPEFLDSESETEWEKNQSRRSKRSRKMFENNEEKVGSLSLFSDSSSEEDIALCLMMLSRDVWRNSNQNGKKCYQCGICYKMFKTSQGLGSHKTIHKNNNYEEELQEKSSKKKFVSVKNIVDKKLHECPFCGKFFQSGQALGGHKRSHFVIMSSSTTGSSSSTKLGGDSLMEYSNSANLPNGFIDLNMPAPLEDNDFSQPDFSAVEFQQEQEVA, encoded by the coding sequence ATGAGTATGGAGAAGCATAAATGCAAGCTATgttcaaagaaattcttgagtGGAAAAGCTTTAGGTGGTCACATGAGGTCTCATTTAATACCTCTCCCACTTCCACCTAAGACTCCACCGTTAAATCAAGATTCCGGCGACCGGAGCAAGTCAACTCTGTCACTCTGTCCATCggaaaatcaagaacaagaagAGGAAATATTGGAACAGAAAGATTTTTACTATGGGTTGAGAGAAAATCCTAAAAAAAGCTTCAGAATAATAGATCCTGAGTTTTTGGATAGTGAAAGTGAAACTGAGTGGGAAAAAAACCAATCAAGAAGATCTAAAAGAAGTAGAAAAATGTTTGAAAATAATGAAGAAAAGGTTGGGTCATTGAGTTTGTTTTCAGATAGTTCTAGTGAAGAAGATATTGCTTTGTGTTTAATGATGCTTTCAAGAGATGTTTGGAGAAATTCAAATCAAAATGGGAAGAAATGCTACCAATGTGGGATTTGTTACAAAATGTTCAAAACTTCTCAAGGTTTAGGTAGTCATAAAACCATTCACAAGAACAACAACTATGAGGAAGAGTTACAAGAAAAATCATCAAAGAAAAAATTTGTTAGTGTGAAGAATATTGTGGATAAAAAATTGCATGAATGTCCATTTTGTGGGAAGTTTTTTCAGTCAGGTCAAGCATTAGGTGGGCACAAAAGATCACATTTTGTTATTATGAGTTCATCAACTACAGGTTCTTCTTCATCAACAAAACTTGGTGGTGATAGTTTAATGGAGTACTCAAATTCAGCTAATTTACCAAATGGGTTCATAGATCTTAACATGCCAGCACCACTTGAAGACAATGATTTTAGCCAACCAGATTTTTCTGCAGTGGAATTTCAACAAGAACAGGAAGTTGCATGA